A single window of Malus sylvestris chromosome 5, drMalSylv7.2, whole genome shotgun sequence DNA harbors:
- the LOC126621561 gene encoding protein SMALL AUXIN UP-REGULATED RNA 12-like, with product MGFRKPNKLAQTAVLKQILKRCSSLGKKHGYDEDGLPIDVPKGHFPVYVGKNRTRYIVPISFLTHPQFQCLLHQAEEEFGFDHDMGLTIPCEEVVFRSLTSMLMR from the coding sequence atgggCTTCCGAAAACCGAACAAATTGGCTCAAACCGCAGTGCTCAAGCAAATCCTGAAAAGATGCTCAAGCTTGGGAAAGAAACATGGCTACGACGAAGATGGTCTTCCCATCGATGTCCCAAAAGGCCATTTCCCAGTTTACGTTGGCAAGAACAGAACAAGGTACATTGTTCCCATCTCGTTTTTGACACATCCTCAgttccaatgcctcctccaccAAGCCGAAGAGGAATTCGGTTTCGATCACGACATGGGCCTCACAATCCCTTGCGAAGAAGTCGTTTTTCGATCCCTAACGTCGATGCTCATGAGATGA
- the LOC126624625 gene encoding uncharacterized protein LOC126624625 → MSQNWGSLSSILLQLDLSQVLLQAKLCVDENIPVIPIPGPSAFVAALSASGLSTDEFKFVGFLSKHAGSRRERLTVSANEGTTQIFYVPPHKLQQFLEETSSVFGVSRKCVLAREITKIHEEDGRI, encoded by the exons ATGTCACAGAACTGGGGATCTCTCTCGAGTATACTTCTGCAGTTGGATCTCTCTCAAGTTTTGCTGCAGGCAAAGCTGTGCGTGGATGAAAACATCCCTGTTATTCCTATACCTGGGCCGTCTGCTTTTGTGGCTGCTCTCTCTGCATCTGGCCTCTCCACGGATGAGTTTAAGTTTG TTGGATTTCTCTCTAAACATGCTGGATCTAGAAGAGAGAGGTTGACGGTTTCAGCAAATGAGGGGACGACCCAAATATTCTATGTGCCTCCCCACAAACTTCAGCAGTTTCTTGAAGAGACTTCTTCAGTTTTTGGTGTTTCAAG AAAATGCGTCCTAGCtcgtgaaattacaaaaattcaTGAAGAG gaTGGACGGATCTAG